tcgttattttttagatgggactagggcaacccatttgatgttttgcttggggtaccccattctaaggtactcgacagtagcccccgagccttagggggagtgcgcgcactccccctgagggtttgccgaggcttggttcataCCTGCCCCATAGGAATTGGggcttgttttttgaggttctggtgggtgcgcgcgagcgcacccgccgggtgtagccctcgagcccctgggggagtggagttactcctccaggggctttcttcatttccgtgtctgaatgagtagttcttattgcatttgccaagcccccaagcacaagttcgggttgcgggggtctcggcgaggctgcagggaaaaaggcctctagcctctgcgcggagtaAGAGGTTCATCAggggccccctgactttgggtatgatcctcacgcttcctttcgctcagaaggaggggtgaaacgtgccatgctaccctcgatgggcacgagcgtggacacttccggtgagctgttagcgggtagtccgagtggaggcccgagccccgttcgctgggggacggctagtggtccagggacgcactccaagagtaccaaggggtttctctagtgggtgccgaggccgttcgcgggcctcggtggcttggtgcctccctacggtgggatcccattcgaatacttccctgccggtctcggacacgacttaggacgccccgagcgaccgttcgctcgggtctaggccattcgtaggctcaccccgatgtcatccctgactctattgccctggggcggttgtcgaaaccttttggaggcccagccttcgaacccctggaccgtaacgggctcggcgcccttttatcgtgtttgtagcgaaacctctagcgcggttttggactgtttgtctttaccttgggtgttctggcccttttaTCTGGTCTTCacgtgtccttttcgttcggacggagggttagtttgccgagcccattctggtctcggcaaggttgcaggaagagcccctagcctctgcgtgggagggccgtcgggagttctcctgactttttatacgcccctcgcgcgtgagggtttgtttgctgaggcccctttgggcgcgagcctagGTCGtgaggtctcggcatatttgcaggaggagccccctagcctccgcatagggcgagaaggccgtcaggggttcccctgactttttatgcgaccctcgcgcttccttttcgctcggaaggaggggtggaacgtgcctcgctaccctcgatgggcacgagcggtggcacttctggtgagctgttatcgggtagtccgagtggaggtccgaaccccgttcgttaggggacggctagcggtccagagacacactccaagagtaccagaggatttctctagtgggtgccgaggccgttcgttgggcctcagtggctcggtgcctccctacggtgggatcccattcggatactttcctactGGTCTTGGACACAATTTTGGGCGTCCCAGGCGTTTCgctcgcttgggtctcggccctgtataggctcgcccgcagttGCCCCTGACTATGTTATcttggggtggctgtcgaaaccctttggggtccagccttcgaacccttggatcgtaacgggctcagagcccgattccttcctatgaaaggaacaggccatGGGAAATGTCCTCCCTATTGGCTCAGTGgcaggtggcgcgccttttgaggcggtttcacggggaggcgaaatgacgcctgctgccgtagtgggcgagcgcgacgtgatggacgggacgtaactgttcacgcatttaatgcgggagacgtgggcgcgtgggccgccgaaatcggctcgtggttaaccgcgccggacggggaaaacctccctgatttcatcgcccgttcgtttcacctcctccctgcataaatacccgaagagtctcacccctccttatcttaccttgcctgccacctccgttaagccgtcgccagagcagcgggtgtcaggaagaagaagagagaagagcgagtctagggagaaagcgagaaaaaagcgagagcgtggagggggagagaaaaactcaccgccgtgcccgattcctccatcgcattcatggctggcaacgtcgtcgttgtcgaggcggacccctgggatccgtcgaatgtcactgaggagatgctccagtcacttgtcgatggtggactcctccgcccggtgacagaccctagcAGGCCGAAGTGGATTGCTCTGTACGGCGAGCTAGAGCCGAGGCCCcgcgatggctacgtcgtgagcttcgttttcttccacgagcgcggcctcagcATTCCGGCGGAccgattcatgcgggcgctcccgcattactacggagtggagctccacaattttaatcccaactccatcgctcaggcggctatctttgtggccgtctgcgaggggtatttggggattgctccccattgggatttgtggctccacctgttccgggcggggcatactaccaagccgacgggcacgtcgggcaagaggaaggcatcgagggccggaggctacactctccaagtgcgttaggaccgcctgcacctctacatctcggcccaactcgcgtcctccaaccgccggtggtacacgagttggttctacctccgcaacgacgacgggggacttcccccttatactgggcggattgtggggagttgcccggagaaatggaaaTGGGGCGTCccaaaggtcgaccagcccaagctagagccactcctggaggggctggcgaggctgcggaatCATGGCCTCACCatcgctgtggtcgtggctgccttccaccgccggagggtgctgccgctgatggctcgacgacggcggctgttcgagatgaggccgggtgagcccgtcgaaggcacccggatgtcttcctccgccctctccgacgaggaaattcaccgtcgagtgggggagacggtagatgtgaagttgaggggcggcaacctgacccccttcgcgatgcgaccgtcACGGGGGtttctttcgctggtaagtcgagtgccgctgtagcctctgagcctcctcaatctccctttatcccttgtttccttatgcgcgtttgtGGTTTgtttaggggatgagggatgtgcgctcctccccgccgcccgttcccgaggacgcggggcagcgggcgattaaccgcgctcacgccgacgcgtagaagaagcggaaggatgctaaggcggtgaagcgcacgaagcacatccttgcgcgtgaggcattggataagcgccgccgtcagcaacggaaggaaggtctcccgttggaggagtcctCGTCGACGtcattgtcgacggaggcctcggacaggaatgacaagggcgaggtggggcgaggccccctagaccaccttccggacgtcgaggaggtggcgcccggggcgtcggtAAGCAGCTCGACACCCCCAGGAAGGGGAGAGGAAGCGGACCTGGGGCCGGAGGTGGCCCCCTCCGAGGCcgtggccgacacgcccgaggcgcgggcgttaggcaaacgcgccgtcagcctggTAAGCTCAGCGGTCGCGGCggagccggtggcggtggaggcgacgccaccggccCCGTAGAGgatcgaaggggcgccggggtccgccgaggaccgaccggcgccggtGGATACAGATGCGACGcccctgccgccgcctccgccgttgcggaggaggtttgctgtggcgaagctggggctgccccgttcaaagtaagtgtgtttttggtggggttatggtgtcttccattcacttttttggtctcgtgctgaccctgtaggttgattttctttagtcagaagcggcctgtggacgacctccccttggcgccccttaaagcgcttaaggcgagccccggctcctctgcccactgggtggcggaggcacaagccgccatccagcgTGGCGCGGCATCAGCGAGGGTCGACCCACAGGAATCGGCTGCCCAAGGaagggttgccgaggcggcccctacatggTCGGATGGGGCCGttgtgccctttgttgccgaggctcccggggcctccGGGGCTGAGGCGATAGGGGCCTCGGCGCccatgaccgccgagaccgcagtgtcTGCGGCCGGTGcttctgcgtctgccgaggccataatgatggaggccggagcccccgagaccgccgaggccgtgactgcagaggccagagccctcgaggtcaccacggccgtcgtgatggcagcgaggccgtctgtgcaggaggcggagatgtcggcggcggaggcctcggccgtgcccttggctcagggcccgccgttgtcgCGGGAGAGTGCCTGGGAgatggaggtctatccgatctcctccgacgatacttcccgggcatgGGAGGTGGTTGGCGCCAAGGAGACCGACACCATGGAGCAGCCGGCGCTGCTCTTATacgagggaagcttggcccttgtgtgGGTACGACCCAAgtcccgcgggtgggatcacccgtgggTACTATGGCAGAGCctggacgaccctgagggggagcctttgttcgccctcgaggacacagCCGAGGGTGGGCGTtggagtaccttcgagcagtaccgcgagctggcggaatggtcgctacggacggcgctgtccatggtggccgacgaactgcccggagtcgctcaggttcgtgttttcctttctcgcgcgacgttgttctttccttggttttgtcgcaatcgacgacctctgctctgcctcctcaagagctcgagacccggtccctcgggaagtcggtcttcctccgacgggagaggggaatctaggaccagcttcagaggcagaggggccttcttgccgatgctaacgagcttctgtcggcccaaagcgcggaggtggaggacctccgccttcgctatgccgacgcgaaggtcgaggcggacATGGCCCAGACacagctcgcccccttggcggcgcggatcaaggagctggaggaggagcttacccgtgccgtcagcgaccgggatgccttcaggtcccgggctgaagaagcgacgaccttgggcaaggccctcgccgggcagctgggggtagaggagagtgcgcaccggctgaccaaaggcgctctgaacgaggcccttgctgcgactgaggcctcgcaaatcgaggctgtggttttgagggggacggtcgagggtgagtttgagtccccttgttttgttttcttccccttatgttcgcttcctaacttcctcgtatgacacagagctggggagtg
Above is a window of Miscanthus floridulus cultivar M001 unplaced genomic scaffold, ASM1932011v1 fs_155_1_2, whole genome shotgun sequence DNA encoding:
- the LOC136530546 gene encoding predicted GPI-anchored protein 23, producing MAACASATHPSFATANLLRNGGGGGRGVASVSTGAGRSSADPGAPSILYGAGGVASTATGSAATAELTRLTARLPNARASGVSATASEGATSGPRSASSPLPGGVELLTDAPGATSSTSGRWSRGPRPTSPLSFLSEASVDNDVDEDSSNGRPSFRC